A part of Candidatus Electrothrix aestuarii genomic DNA contains:
- the fabZ gene encoding 3-hydroxyacyl-ACP dehydratase FabZ, translating into MSEDKKVQLPLGIREILELLPHRYPFIMLDRVLEFEADKRIVGLKNVTMGEPFFQGHFPGEPVMPGVLILEGMAQAGAVLAYLSTEDMNGKLVYFAGMDKVRFRKVVRPGDQLIYTVELVRKKGKIIKVQCQAHVDGVLVTEAEQMASFS; encoded by the coding sequence ATGAGTGAGGACAAAAAGGTGCAGCTCCCTCTGGGAATTAGAGAAATTCTTGAATTATTGCCGCACCGATATCCTTTTATTATGTTGGACAGGGTCTTGGAATTTGAAGCTGATAAGAGAATCGTCGGTTTGAAAAATGTGACTATGGGAGAGCCCTTTTTTCAGGGACATTTTCCTGGCGAACCTGTCATGCCTGGAGTCCTTATTCTTGAGGGCATGGCCCAGGCTGGGGCTGTGCTGGCCTATCTTTCCACTGAAGATATGAATGGGAAATTGGTTTATTTTGCTGGAATGGATAAGGTCCGTTTCCGTAAGGTTGTCCGTCCGGGTGATCAGCTGATCTATACAGTGGAACTCGTGCGGAAAAAAGGAAAGATTATTAAGGTCCAATGTCAGGCTCATGTTGATGGTGTGTTAGTAACCGAAGCAGAGCAAATGGCGAGTTTTTCTTGA
- a CDS encoding branched-chain amino acid ABC transporter permease LivH (LivHMGF is the membrane component of the LIV-I/LS branched-chain amino acid transporter), with protein MDIDFEYLVELFFSGLTRGSIYALIALGYTMVYGIIGLINFAHGEIYMIGAFTAFIVATVLSIYGFPLFAVLILAAVAAMVWAAAYGFTVEKLAYRPLRNAPRLSPLISAIGMSIFLQNYVLLAQTSDFLSFPELIPEFAFLEPYAYVIGSTDFVILVTTAVVMVLLTWLIKFTRLGKAMRATAQDKVMAALVGINVNNVISATFVIGSALAALGGLLIASHVGQINFFVGFIAGIKAFTAAVLGGIGSIPGAVLGSFILGLTEAFATGYVSSDYEDVFAFSLLVLILIFRPAGILGKASVEKV; from the coding sequence ATGGATATAGATTTCGAATACCTGGTTGAACTTTTTTTTAGCGGCCTGACCCGTGGCTCTATCTACGCCCTGATCGCTTTGGGCTATACTATGGTCTATGGCATTATCGGCCTGATTAATTTTGCGCATGGCGAGATTTACATGATCGGAGCCTTTACCGCCTTTATCGTTGCTACGGTGTTGTCCATTTATGGCTTTCCGCTTTTTGCCGTGCTGATTTTGGCTGCTGTTGCGGCAATGGTGTGGGCTGCGGCCTATGGCTTTACCGTGGAAAAGTTGGCCTACAGACCGCTCCGTAATGCACCCCGTTTGTCGCCGCTTATTTCAGCCATCGGTATGTCGATTTTTTTGCAGAACTACGTTCTGTTGGCCCAAACGTCCGATTTCCTCTCTTTCCCGGAGCTGATACCTGAGTTTGCCTTTCTGGAACCCTATGCCTATGTAATTGGCTCAACAGACTTTGTTATCTTGGTCACCACCGCTGTTGTCATGGTGCTCTTGACTTGGCTGATTAAGTTTACCCGATTGGGCAAAGCCATGCGCGCCACGGCCCAGGATAAGGTTATGGCCGCGCTGGTGGGAATCAACGTAAATAATGTGATTTCCGCTACATTTGTTATCGGTTCAGCCCTGGCTGCCCTTGGTGGTTTGCTCATTGCCTCCCATGTTGGGCAGATTAACTTTTTTGTTGGCTTTATTGCTGGGATCAAGGCCTTTACTGCTGCGGTGCTGGGGGGTATCGGCTCCATTCCCGGTGCCGTGCTCGGCAGCTTCATCCTCGGCCTGACCGAGGCTTTTGCCACTGGCTATGTCTCCAGTGATTACGAAGACGTGTTTGCCTTTTCCCTTCTGGTGTTGATCTTGATTTTCCGGCCCGCAGGTATCCTGGGGAAGGCAAGTGTGGAGAAGGTGTGA
- the lpxI gene encoding UDP-2,3-diacylglucosamine diphosphatase LpxI (LpxI, functionally equivalent to LpxH, replaces it in LPS biosynthesis in a minority of bacteria.), with the protein MSTPIGLIAGGGQFPLLFTEAAKARDRRIVAVCHQNETQEELAQRADVSCWVKLGQLGKIIRFFHEQGVRETVFCGTITKTRMFKDILPDLKGLSLWNKIDRRLDDAILRAVAGALEEEGIKVLASTCYLEHLFFPKGILGKKKPSQEQLADIRFGWRIAREIGRLDIGQCVVVREGAVLAVEAIEGTDAAIRRGGELSGSGAVVVKMKKPGQDFRFDLPATGTKTIETLASIKGAVLAVEAGQSLLFDREAMIAAANRAGIVVVGLQEDASGELLF; encoded by the coding sequence ATGTCTACACCCATTGGACTTATTGCCGGAGGAGGTCAGTTTCCCCTGCTTTTTACCGAGGCAGCCAAAGCGCGTGACCGTCGGATAGTCGCGGTTTGTCACCAGAATGAGACCCAGGAGGAGCTCGCACAACGCGCTGATGTTTCTTGCTGGGTCAAGCTTGGCCAGCTTGGAAAAATTATTCGTTTTTTTCATGAGCAAGGGGTCCGGGAGACGGTCTTTTGCGGTACCATCACCAAGACCCGCATGTTCAAGGATATTCTTCCTGATCTCAAAGGATTGAGTCTGTGGAATAAAATTGACAGACGTTTAGATGATGCTATCCTTCGGGCGGTTGCCGGAGCACTTGAAGAGGAAGGCATTAAGGTGCTTGCCTCGACCTGCTACCTTGAGCATCTTTTTTTTCCAAAGGGTATTTTAGGAAAGAAAAAGCCTTCTCAGGAGCAGTTAGCAGACATTCGTTTTGGTTGGCGTATTGCCCGTGAGATAGGTCGCTTGGATATAGGGCAATGCGTTGTTGTCCGTGAAGGGGCAGTCTTGGCTGTTGAGGCTATTGAGGGGACAGATGCGGCAATTCGTCGGGGCGGTGAACTCTCAGGTTCAGGCGCTGTAGTGGTGAAGATGAAAAAACCGGGCCAGGATTTTCGTTTTGATCTGCCTGCCACAGGGACAAAAACCATCGAGACCTTAGCCTCTATCAAGGGCGCTGTGCTGGCTGTCGAGGCTGGTCAATCCCTTCTTTTTGATCGCGAGGCCATGATTGCTGCGGCAAACCGGGCAGGTATTGTGGTCGTGGGGCTCCAGGAAGATGCGTCCGGCGAGCTGCTCTTCTAA
- the cooS gene encoding anaerobic carbon-monoxide dehydrogenase catalytic subunit, with the protein MERSIDKAVIHVLNQHKGGNQVQTAWDRYEAQQPQCGFGELGVCCRHCMQGPCRIDPFGEGPTRGVCGATADTIVARGLARAIAGGTASHSGHALHVVHVFQKTVAGEAPAYAIQDETKLKAVAARSGIEIEGRSSKEIAQDLAKLALSEFGGKEEPLAWAACTVTPGRIEKCSELGIVPTSIDSTVAEVMHRTTYGVDADPINILLGALKCAVADYTACHLATDLSDILFGTPQPVVSKANLGVLREDAVNIALHGHNPLLSDIIAQVASEEELIAEAKKAGASEGLNVVGICCTGNEILMRHGIPLATSSVSQEVAIMTGVLDAMVVDYQCIMPSVATIAECFHTKVITTMSIAKMPGAEHMAFSDENAVECARAIIRQGIERFKFRNPDKVCIPQESSTAIAGFSAEAIIGALAKVNAEDPLKPLIDNIVAGNIRGICLFAGCNTVKIPQDKNYVEMVKKLLAENVLILATGCASSTYARHGFMTSEATNKYAGEGLAAVLTAIGEAAGLEAPLPPVLHMGSCVDNPRAVDVAAAVANKLGVDMAQLPVVASAPEAVTEKAIAIGTWAVVGGFPTHLGMAPPVLGSKLVTETLTATIKDLLGGYFIVEPDPVKAAEKLLAVIDERRAGLGL; encoded by the coding sequence ATGGAACGATCAATCGACAAGGCAGTAATCCATGTGCTCAACCAGCACAAAGGTGGCAACCAGGTGCAGACCGCCTGGGATAGATACGAGGCCCAGCAACCACAATGCGGCTTTGGAGAGCTCGGCGTTTGCTGCCGCCACTGCATGCAAGGCCCCTGCCGAATTGATCCCTTTGGCGAAGGACCTACTCGGGGCGTCTGCGGGGCAACTGCGGATACCATCGTTGCCCGGGGTCTGGCCCGAGCAATAGCCGGTGGAACAGCTTCTCATAGTGGTCATGCTCTGCATGTGGTCCATGTATTCCAGAAAACCGTAGCTGGCGAGGCCCCGGCCTACGCCATTCAGGATGAGACAAAGCTCAAGGCCGTAGCAGCCCGCAGCGGCATAGAGATCGAAGGGCGCTCAAGCAAAGAGATTGCACAAGATCTGGCAAAGCTGGCTCTGTCTGAGTTCGGAGGCAAGGAGGAGCCGCTGGCCTGGGCAGCATGTACGGTTACCCCCGGTCGAATTGAGAAATGTAGTGAGCTTGGCATCGTGCCCACCAGTATTGACAGTACGGTGGCTGAGGTTATGCACCGGACCACCTACGGCGTGGATGCAGACCCCATCAATATCCTCCTGGGCGCGCTGAAATGCGCTGTGGCTGATTACACAGCCTGTCATCTGGCTACTGATCTTTCTGATATCCTCTTTGGCACCCCGCAACCCGTGGTCAGCAAGGCGAATCTGGGCGTCCTCAGGGAAGATGCAGTCAATATTGCCCTGCACGGCCATAATCCCCTTCTCAGCGACATTATCGCTCAAGTTGCCTCTGAGGAGGAACTTATTGCCGAGGCAAAAAAGGCCGGTGCTTCGGAAGGACTGAATGTGGTAGGTATCTGCTGCACAGGCAATGAAATCCTGATGCGGCACGGCATTCCCCTGGCAACCAGCTCGGTTTCCCAGGAAGTGGCCATCATGACCGGGGTATTAGATGCAATGGTAGTGGATTACCAATGCATCATGCCGAGTGTTGCCACCATCGCGGAATGCTTCCACACCAAGGTCATCACCACCATGTCCATAGCCAAGATGCCCGGCGCAGAGCATATGGCCTTTTCCGATGAAAATGCCGTGGAATGTGCCCGGGCAATTATTCGCCAGGGAATAGAGCGCTTCAAATTCCGTAATCCAGACAAGGTCTGTATCCCGCAGGAGTCTTCCACAGCTATTGCCGGTTTTTCAGCAGAGGCCATCATCGGCGCCTTAGCCAAGGTCAATGCCGAGGATCCGCTCAAGCCGCTGATCGATAATATTGTGGCCGGTAACATTCGTGGTATTTGCCTCTTTGCTGGCTGCAACACGGTCAAAATCCCCCAAGACAAAAACTATGTGGAAATGGTCAAAAAGCTTCTGGCAGAGAACGTCCTGATCCTGGCCACCGGCTGTGCCTCTTCCACCTATGCCCGCCACGGTTTCATGACTTCGGAGGCCACCAACAAATATGCTGGTGAAGGGCTGGCTGCGGTCCTGACCGCCATCGGCGAGGCTGCTGGCCTGGAAGCCCCTCTGCCACCGGTTCTCCATATGGGCTCCTGCGTGGACAACCCACGGGCCGTGGATGTCGCTGCGGCCGTGGCCAATAAGCTCGGGGTGGATATGGCCCAATTGCCTGTTGTTGCTTCAGCCCCGGAAGCGGTCACCGAAAAGGCTATCGCCATTGGAACCTGGGCTGTGGTTGGCGGTTTCCCCACCCATCTCGGCATGGCCCCGCCTGTACTGGGCAGCAAACTGGTCACGGAGACCCTGACCGCAACGATCAAAGATCTGCTGGGCGGATATTTCATTGTGGAACCGGACCCAGTCAAGGCTGCGGAAAAACTGCTCGCGGTGATTGACGAGCGCCGAGCCGGTCTGGGCCTGTAG
- a CDS encoding FAD-dependent oxidoreductase: MTMEYVIVGGSVAAASGLAAIRRNRPQAKIRVVTDEAIPFYYRPLIPYLLDGSRTADEILFTEQPMAGKETELVHDRCLRIDAQKQVIELQSGKELTYEKLLLAAGGVPIMPLHDLPGISSKGVFTLRSMDNALRIREYLPNCRNAIIIGGGLVGIKATEALNRADFPSITVIEQQEQILPLRADQVAAKAIAARLQQKGVCLRTNETVAEIINAEGKASAVRLKSGETIPADMVIVGIGVRPNTDFLAESGITMDYGVQVDSKMRTSMPNIYAAGDLVRFIDQATGEEAASGLWSNAVHTGRVAGSSMSGGRSEMPPLLSVMNSTEISGVALVSAGRLDNPGDQFTLFAESKGENYRKLLFDKDRLVGLLFLGNVNKAGVYINLIRNRIPLGERRDRVIREVMREITQ, from the coding sequence ATGACAATGGAATATGTCATTGTAGGCGGCTCAGTAGCTGCTGCTTCCGGGCTGGCTGCCATCCGCCGCAACAGGCCCCAGGCAAAAATCAGAGTAGTGACGGATGAGGCCATCCCCTTCTACTACCGACCGCTTATCCCCTACCTCCTGGATGGCAGCCGAACAGCGGATGAAATCCTGTTTACAGAACAGCCTATGGCTGGCAAGGAGACAGAACTGGTTCATGATCGCTGCCTGCGGATTGATGCACAAAAGCAGGTCATCGAACTCCAGTCTGGCAAGGAATTGACCTATGAAAAACTACTCCTGGCCGCTGGCGGCGTCCCTATCATGCCACTGCATGACCTGCCTGGGATAAGCAGCAAAGGGGTCTTTACCCTACGCAGCATGGATAATGCGCTCAGGATCAGGGAGTATCTGCCCAATTGCCGCAACGCCATCATTATCGGCGGAGGGCTGGTCGGCATCAAGGCCACCGAGGCCCTGAACCGAGCAGACTTTCCCAGCATCACCGTTATTGAGCAACAAGAACAAATCCTCCCGCTCAGGGCAGATCAGGTGGCGGCGAAAGCCATTGCGGCCCGGTTGCAGCAAAAAGGTGTCTGTCTCCGCACCAACGAAACCGTTGCGGAAATTATAAACGCTGAGGGCAAGGCAAGCGCTGTCAGACTGAAATCGGGTGAAACCATTCCGGCTGATATGGTGATCGTAGGAATTGGTGTCCGTCCGAACACTGACTTTCTTGCCGAATCAGGTATCACAATGGATTATGGGGTGCAGGTGGATAGCAAAATGCGCACCTCAATGCCGAATATCTATGCCGCAGGTGATCTGGTCCGTTTTATTGATCAGGCCACCGGTGAAGAGGCCGCAAGCGGGCTCTGGAGCAATGCCGTCCATACCGGAAGGGTGGCAGGCTCCAGCATGAGCGGAGGACGGTCTGAAATGCCACCGCTGCTTTCTGTGATGAACAGCACCGAGATATCAGGCGTAGCCCTAGTTTCAGCGGGCCGACTTGATAATCCTGGTGATCAATTCACACTTTTTGCCGAGAGCAAGGGTGAAAACTACCGTAAGCTCCTGTTTGATAAGGACCGGTTAGTTGGCCTGCTCTTTCTGGGTAACGTTAACAAAGCTGGTGTGTATATCAATCTCATTCGTAACCGCATCCCTTTAGGAGAGCGCCGGGATAGGGTAATCCGTGAGGTTATGCGAGAAATTACTCAGTAA
- the lpxA gene encoding acyl-ACP--UDP-N-acetylglucosamine O-acyltransferase — translation MTIHATAVVDPQAEVHETASVGAYSVIGPHVTIGPNTVIDAHAVISGHTRIGAENHIGSFSSLGTAPQDMHYQDEPTELIVGDGNKIREYVSIHRGTPSGGGKTIIGNHNMLMAYCHVAHDCILHDHVIMSNVATLGGHVEVGSYANLGGLVAVHQFCRIGPYTYIGGMSGISLDVPPYVILTGTRNRMRIAGVNKIGMRRNGLTRETIGDIDRAFRIIFRSSPQLLVKEALAQVTHEFPESDAVRVLVDFFRESKRGVVKRTEDS, via the coding sequence ATGACTATACATGCTACTGCCGTGGTTGATCCACAGGCGGAAGTTCATGAAACTGCTTCCGTTGGTGCCTACAGCGTTATCGGCCCTCATGTTACCATTGGTCCGAATACCGTCATTGATGCACATGCCGTGATTTCCGGGCATACTCGTATTGGGGCAGAGAATCATATCGGTTCTTTTTCTTCTCTGGGAACGGCGCCACAGGATATGCATTATCAGGATGAACCTACTGAGTTGATTGTCGGTGATGGTAACAAGATACGGGAGTATGTTTCTATTCACCGGGGAACCCCCTCTGGAGGTGGCAAAACAATCATTGGAAATCATAATATGCTCATGGCCTATTGTCATGTGGCCCATGATTGTATCCTTCATGATCATGTCATTATGTCCAACGTGGCTACACTGGGTGGACATGTTGAGGTGGGCAGTTACGCCAATCTTGGTGGCTTGGTGGCCGTTCATCAATTCTGTCGTATAGGTCCTTATACGTATATCGGAGGAATGTCTGGTATCTCCCTTGATGTGCCTCCTTATGTTATTTTAACCGGGACCAGAAACCGGATGCGTATTGCCGGGGTTAATAAGATCGGTATGCGGCGTAATGGCCTGACTCGGGAGACCATAGGGGATATTGACCGTGCCTTCCGCATCATCTTCCGCTCATCACCACAGCTTTTGGTGAAAGAGGCTCTGGCACAGGTCACCCATGAGTTTCCAGAGTCTGACGCTGTTCGTGTGCTGGTAGATTTTTTCCGGGAAAGCAAGCGCGGTGTGGTGAAACGCACTGAAGATAGCTGA
- a CDS encoding two-CW domain-containing protein: MRKKNCWEVKKCGRQPGGDQVSSQGICPASTIIAINGINNGINGGRACWALTGTMSGPAEKVQGSFARTVSTSCYDCEFFEQVLAEEQNDFKGTVEIVQKLREVIATVTAHSDDTA; this comes from the coding sequence GTGCGAAAAAAAAATTGCTGGGAAGTAAAAAAGTGCGGTCGTCAGCCTGGTGGCGATCAGGTCAGTTCACAGGGCATTTGTCCGGCATCCACCATCATAGCCATCAATGGGATAAATAACGGGATCAATGGAGGGCGTGCCTGCTGGGCACTGACCGGCACCATGTCCGGTCCTGCCGAAAAAGTTCAGGGGAGTTTTGCCCGCACCGTAAGTACCAGCTGTTATGACTGTGAGTTCTTTGAACAGGTGCTCGCTGAAGAACAGAATGATTTTAAGGGAACCGTGGAAATCGTGCAAAAATTGCGGGAAGTTATTGCTACTGTTACAGCTCATTCAGATGACACAGCCTGA
- a CDS encoding 4Fe-4S dicluster domain-containing protein, with protein MQFLYAEAERCLGCRTCEIACRVEHSEDKNLTSAISQIHPPKKRLFVEQQGDRKEPVLCHHCDESPCMAACITGSLYRDERGVVRRKNERCIGCWSCIMACPFGVVARDANLHLAVKCDRCPDREIPACVASCPTKALRLVDAEDLPKERRREYMLREGE; from the coding sequence ATGCAATTTCTTTACGCAGAAGCTGAGCGTTGTCTCGGCTGCCGAACCTGTGAGATCGCCTGTCGGGTTGAGCATTCCGAGGATAAAAATCTGACTTCTGCAATCAGCCAGATTCATCCCCCGAAAAAACGTCTTTTTGTTGAGCAACAGGGGGACCGGAAAGAACCAGTGCTCTGCCATCACTGTGATGAATCGCCCTGCATGGCTGCCTGCATTACCGGCAGCCTGTATCGCGATGAACGAGGTGTTGTCCGGCGCAAGAATGAACGCTGTATCGGTTGCTGGTCCTGCATCATGGCCTGCCCCTTCGGAGTGGTGGCAAGGGATGCGAACCTGCATCTTGCGGTAAAATGCGATCGCTGCCCGGATCGGGAGATACCGGCCTGCGTGGCCTCCTGCCCAACCAAGGCCCTGCGGCTGGTCGATGCTGAGGATTTACCCAAGGAACGGCGGCGGGAATACATGCTCCGGGAGGGCGAATGA
- a CDS encoding glycosyltransferase, with protein MKSEQNPLKVLLLTTSFPLSRKSRSGVFIQKMIRCLPAHVQVTVLTPDGTEGGLPISANYTVFPFRYAPKSWQQLAHGAGGIMAALARNKLFFLLLPFFLCSHLLTCCWLTRKVDVLHANWSINGVIAGIAGLLFGKPVVTTLRGSDVNLMEKSGVMHSLVHFCLRFSAAVVTVSPSLEQKLTEYFPQYSAKIGVICNGIDQDFFTAAEELQKATEGNDGHSASGQGNKAVRFVYVGNLVPGKGVDVILQAAASLSAENWLLDIIGDGPERKALEAFCQEQELVTQVSFHGAAPPEDIPGLMARSDVFVFASFAEGRPNVVLEAMAVGLPVIAGAIPAVSELIENGQQGLLFPPGDVSALAEHMALLIKEPLTRQRLGEKAREYLYLLGLSWSESARDYARLYTEVATKN; from the coding sequence ATGAAGAGCGAGCAGAACCCACTGAAAGTGCTCCTCCTGACAACGTCCTTCCCTTTAAGCAGAAAGTCACGAAGTGGCGTCTTTATTCAGAAGATGATCCGCTGCCTTCCTGCTCATGTGCAGGTGACGGTGCTGACCCCTGATGGCACGGAAGGAGGTTTGCCCATCTCTGCTAACTATACTGTATTTCCCTTTCGTTATGCCCCAAAGAGCTGGCAGCAGCTTGCCCACGGGGCTGGCGGTATCATGGCTGCTCTTGCCCGCAATAAGCTGTTTTTTCTCCTGCTTCCTTTTTTTCTCTGTTCTCATCTGCTGACCTGTTGTTGGCTTACCCGCAAGGTGGATGTCTTGCATGCCAACTGGTCGATCAATGGTGTTATTGCCGGGATAGCTGGCCTTCTCTTTGGGAAGCCGGTTGTCACCACCCTGCGAGGCAGTGATGTCAACCTGATGGAAAAATCAGGTGTAATGCATAGCCTGGTCCATTTTTGTCTCCGTTTCAGTGCTGCTGTTGTGACTGTCAGCCCTTCCTTAGAGCAAAAACTCACCGAGTATTTTCCCCAGTACAGTGCAAAGATCGGAGTCATTTGTAATGGCATTGATCAGGATTTCTTTACTGCTGCTGAGGAACTTCAGAAAGCAACAGAAGGAAATGATGGTCATTCCGCATCAGGGCAGGGCAATAAAGCTGTCCGTTTTGTATATGTAGGGAACCTGGTCCCTGGCAAAGGGGTGGATGTGATTCTCCAGGCAGCCGCTTCTTTGTCCGCAGAGAACTGGCTGCTTGATATTATTGGTGACGGCCCGGAACGAAAGGCCTTAGAGGCGTTTTGTCAGGAACAGGAGCTGGTAACTCAGGTGTCCTTTCATGGAGCAGCTCCCCCAGAGGATATTCCTGGCCTGATGGCTCGCTCTGATGTCTTTGTTTTTGCCAGCTTTGCCGAGGGAAGGCCTAATGTGGTCCTGGAGGCAATGGCCGTTGGCCTACCGGTGATTGCCGGAGCAATTCCAGCAGTCTCAGAACTCATCGAAAATGGGCAGCAAGGGCTTCTTTTTCCTCCTGGAGATGTCAGTGCCCTTGCAGAACATATGGCCTTGCTCATCAAGGAGCCGCTTACCAGACAGCGACTGGGAGAGAAGGCCAGGGAATATCTCTATTTGCTCGGGCTGAGTTGGTCAGAGTCAGCACGAGACTACGCCAGACTTTATACAGAGGTGGCAACGAAAAACTGA
- a CDS encoding reprolysin-like metallopeptidase codes for MVQAATPESSLWKGHTQTGLRSRAIALNPQLHAEKPFSKGTKLVTQLFDDFKIEANVLRSTRNSKGVTVTTAKIVGSQWGRVFIASSNGKVRTKILDPEQNKIFSIEYNQENGLHYAVELDPNLFQDGDDQVDVVQPPAETLINNEQSISQMLGVLPVEDDESTDTSTVVDVMVVYSNDALTYAGSVDEINNIIALGIAIANDAHETTNTGIFLHLVHSAQVNYTDSGSRSIDLDRLYETSDGYMDDVHTLRDAYGADFVSLMVGDYGSGGTGYVLTSSSGSASIALNVINSSVFDSYTPAHEIGHNMGLSHAKDQSSQPGPTDWDIDAYSFAESSAGWHWHPDAGQSGYSSIMAYTSGSYYSDGLSHTRVGLFSDPNITYEGLPCGHADDGYNALVLRSLKNVYAAYRDRPISANSVVVDSPNGGESFAAGSTQYIQWNSDGVSGNVKIELLDNGSVDQVIAASTLNDRVYSWTLPSNISGKNYTIRISSLDGSISDTSDAVFSIKSVVYEHTMDTDPGYTTESEWEFGAPSGNNPTYGGADAAYTGTNIYDTDLDSVMFSTGYMTSTAFDCSDYEDIELSFMGWFSVASGYNATVEVSNDNVNWTTLYSISDVWTTDWQEYTFDISSYADEQATVYVRWGHVATSGGSNYSGMSVDDVKIIGVNKATAVSSSTGSVVPALMLLLMSN; via the coding sequence ATGGTCCAGGCTGCTACTCCTGAAAGCAGCTTATGGAAAGGTCATACGCAGACTGGTCTGCGTAGCCGGGCCATAGCACTGAATCCTCAGCTTCATGCAGAGAAACCATTCAGCAAAGGAACCAAACTTGTTACCCAGCTTTTTGATGATTTCAAGATCGAAGCAAATGTGCTGCGTTCTACCCGTAACAGCAAAGGGGTAACTGTAACGACAGCAAAAATTGTTGGATCCCAATGGGGCAGGGTTTTTATTGCCTCATCCAACGGAAAGGTCAGGACGAAAATACTGGATCCTGAACAAAATAAGATTTTTTCCATTGAATATAATCAAGAGAATGGTCTTCATTATGCTGTGGAACTTGACCCAAATTTATTCCAAGACGGTGACGACCAGGTTGACGTCGTTCAACCTCCTGCCGAGACACTCATTAATAATGAACAGAGCATCTCGCAGATGCTGGGCGTTCTTCCAGTAGAAGACGACGAAAGTACAGATACAAGCACCGTGGTGGATGTGATGGTTGTCTACTCCAATGACGCGCTCACCTATGCAGGCAGTGTTGATGAGATAAATAATATTATAGCCTTGGGTATAGCTATAGCCAATGATGCCCATGAGACCACGAATACAGGGATATTTCTCCACTTGGTGCATTCTGCCCAAGTGAATTATACCGATTCTGGAAGTCGCTCTATCGATTTAGATCGCTTGTATGAAACCAGTGATGGCTATATGGATGATGTCCATACCCTGAGAGACGCCTATGGTGCTGATTTTGTTTCTCTCATGGTTGGTGATTATGGTTCTGGAGGCACTGGCTATGTTCTGACTTCTTCTTCCGGTAGTGCTTCTATCGCCTTGAATGTTATTAATTCTTCGGTTTTTGACAGCTACACCCCAGCCCACGAAATTGGTCATAATATGGGCTTGAGTCATGCAAAGGATCAAAGCTCCCAACCAGGCCCAACCGATTGGGACATAGACGCCTATAGCTTTGCTGAGAGTTCCGCAGGTTGGCATTGGCACCCTGATGCAGGCCAGAGTGGCTACAGCAGCATTATGGCGTATACCAGTGGAAGCTATTATAGCGATGGATTAAGTCATACACGAGTGGGGTTGTTTTCTGATCCAAATATTACTTATGAGGGGCTGCCCTGTGGTCATGCAGATGATGGCTATAATGCTTTGGTTTTACGATCACTAAAAAATGTTTATGCTGCTTATCGAGATCGTCCCATAAGTGCCAACTCCGTTGTCGTGGATTCACCCAATGGCGGTGAAAGCTTTGCAGCAGGGAGTACCCAATACATTCAATGGAACTCAGATGGAGTATCAGGAAACGTAAAGATTGAACTTCTTGATAATGGGAGTGTGGATCAGGTCATTGCTGCGAGTACCTTGAATGATCGGGTTTATTCCTGGACACTGCCAAGCAATATAAGCGGTAAAAATTATACCATACGGATTAGCAGCCTTGATGGCTCCATTTCTGATACCAGTGATGCTGTTTTTTCCATCAAGTCTGTTGTATATGAGCATACTATGGATACTGACCCTGGCTACACCACAGAAAGCGAGTGGGAGTTTGGGGCACCCAGTGGGAATAATCCAACCTATGGTGGGGCTGATGCTGCCTATACAGGAACAAATATCTATGATACTGACCTTGACAGCGTTATGTTTTCAACAGGTTATATGACGTCAACAGCCTTTGATTGCAGTGACTATGAAGATATAGAACTCTCTTTTATGGGATGGTTTTCAGTAGCAAGCGGATATAATGCAACCGTTGAGGTTTCAAATGATAATGTCAACTGGACAACCCTTTATTCTATCTCAGACGTATGGACAACCGATTGGCAAGAATATACTTTTGATATTTCCAGCTATGCTGATGAACAGGCAACGGTCTATGTCCGCTGGGGACATGTTGCCACCAGTGGTGGTTCCAATTATAGTGGAATGTCGGTGGATGATGTGAAAATCATCGGGGTGAACAAAGCAACAGCTGTATCTTCTTCCACAGGCAGTGTCGTTCCTGCCCTCATGTTGTTATTAATGTCAAATTAG